Within the Candidatus Zixiibacteriota bacterium genome, the region AGCCGATCATGATTTCGCTGCATCGCCTGCATACGATGCTGGCTGACTCGGAGCAGCATACTGAGGCGGCTGAACCGCTCCGAGCGGCTTCGGAAGAACTGAAGCATCTGGTCGAACTGGCCGACCGGTTCGCCCAACTGGCAAAACTTCCCGAGCCGACCCTTGAGATGGTGGACCTCACCGAATTGCTTGAAAGCATCGCGACCCTCTACCGTGACCGCATGGAAAAATACCAATTCGAAGTCGATCTTCAGGACCGGCCGGTGACAGCGCGGATCGACCCCACCTACTTTCGCGAAGCGCTGCACAACCTGTTGCAAAACGCCGCCGACGCCTCGTCCGAAAACGGCAGGATCCGTCTGGCCCTTTGTTTGCGCCGGGATGAGATCGATATCGCGGTCGAAGACTTCGGCAGCGGCATGTCGGAAGAGATTGTTACGGCCTCCCGGTTGCCCGGTTTTACGACCAAGACGAAAGGGAAAGGGCTGGGCCTGGCCGTTGTTGAAAAGGTAGTAACCGAGATTGGCGGGCGGCTTTCTATCGATTCGCAGCAAGGCCGCGGGACCAGGATAACCATCACCCTCAGGCAGGAAACGGATACCGATGCGGCCGCGGATTCTGATAATTGACGACGAGCCGAATATCACCAGTTCGTTCGCATCGCTGCTGGCCGACGAAGGATACTCAGCCGACTGTGCCGCCGATGCCGAGAACGGTCTCAAACTGTGTGACGGTACGGCTTTCGATCTGATTCTACTGGACTTGAACCTTCCCCGCCAATCGGGAATCGACTTTCTCAAACAGATCAAAAGAACCGCTCGCCCGCCGCTGGTACTGGTCATCTCCGGCCAAACAGAGATACCGGTCGCCCTGGATGCAATGAAACTCGGCGCCGTCGACTACTTGGAGAAACCGGTGTCAGCCGAGCGATTGGTTTCGTCGGTGCGCGCTGCCTTGATGCTGGCCAAGGCCGAACAACAACGGGCTATAATGGCCGATGAGGTCGATGCGCATTCGCGAATAATCGGTCAATCAAATGCTCTGGACAGTTTGCTGGGTACCATCGACCAGGCCGCACCCACCGATGTTACCGTCCTGATAGAGGGCGAGAACGGCACCGGTAAGGAACTTGTCGCCACTCGTATCCACCTCGAAAGCAAGCGGCGGGATCGACCCTTCATCAAAGTCAACTGCCCCGGTGTTCCTGAAACTCTGTTTGAATCGGAATTGTTCGGCCACCGCAAGGGAGCCTTCACCGGTGCTGTGAGAGATTTCCCCGGTAAGTTCGCGCTGGCCGACTCAGGTACCATATTCCTCGATGAAGTCGGCGACCTCCCGCTGTCCTGTCAGGCCAAATTATTGCGCGTACTGGAAACAGGCGAGGTGGAAACCCTGGGCGATCCCGAACGTCGGCGGGTCGACGTGCGCGTGATCGCCGCTACCAATCGCAATCTGTCAAAACTGATTGCCGAAACCAAGTTTCGCGAGGACCTGTACTATCGGTTGTCGGTCTTTCCCGTAAAGGTACCGCCGTTGCGTCAACGGATTGACGATGTGCCCCTTCTGGTGGGTGAGTTTTTGCGACGATTCGATCCCTCCGGCGGCACTACGCTGTCGAGTGAAGCCCTGGCCTATTTGACAACCCTTGACTACCCAGGCAATGTGCGCCAGTTGAAGAACATCATCGAACGATTGACTATCGTATGCAGCGGTAGCACGGTTGTTCTGGACGATCTGATTCTGCAACTCAGCGCTGCCGGTCAGGCCTCTGTCTCTCCGAGCGGGAATGGCCTGAATGTGCGCCTGCGCATATTCGAAAAGCACCTGATCCAGTCTACCCTGGCCGCCTGTGGCGGAAATATCTCGGAAGCGGCTCGACTGCTTGAGGTCGATCGGGCGAATCTCTCCAGGAAAATCAAAGAGTTCGGGCTCAAAGACAGCTGACCTATTGCGTTCATCCTTCGACTGCGCTCAGGACGACACGGCCAAGCCGTGTTTCTTCCCCTTCGGGCCAGGGGGTTCGACCTACAAGAGCCGTCGCGCGAGGTCGCACAACGGCACGGCAGAACGTCAGTCTTGTTCGTGCCCGGCAGATGTCCACATCTGCCGCATAGTAAGGCGGGTCCGTCTTCGCCTGCGCGGGAATGACAGAGTATTGACTACCCCACAATGAACAAAACCAAGGCAGGGGTGTGTAAAGATACCACGCTTGCAGGCTTCACATCGCTGCAAACAGGCGCGGAATCACAACTTGACTCGTTGGCACGGAATTTGTTTTATGCTCCTGAAAAACGGAGGACGTAATGACCAAACGGATAATTGTTCACATCACAATCGCAGCGTTAGCAGCGGCTTTCTGTTCCGCAGCGGCTGTTGCCGGAGACGACGATTACCAGGACTACCGGGATGCCAACGGCTTTGCCGAACTGTTTCGCATTGTCTATCACGAAGATGATATCTCAATTCACTTCACCCAGGGAAACAAGGAATACATGTCCCGCTACGCGCGCGATGACATCTCGATCAGGAACGGTGTCGTCGAGGTGAGTGGCGAGACTGTTTTTGACAGGAACGGTCTCATCATCGATGGTGTCAGGCGCGACTATGAAAGTATTATAGACGTCACCATACTCGATGACGGTGATTTCTTCTCGATAACTTTTCTGACATCCGAATCCGAGTCTCGGCGTGTCGACCGCCTGCGCAAGGGAAATCGAATCAGTTTCGACCAGAACATGGTGGTCGAAGAGGACGAGTTCGTTCGTGGGCTGGCCCTCACCGTTATCGGAAATGCCGAGATCTATGGCGAGGTTAACAAGGATGTTGTCTCGCTGTTCGGGGACGTATACATCGGACCGGCCGCGGTGGCCCGCGGCGATGTGACCAGCCTTACCGGACATGTCGATGTTGCGCGCGAGGCGACCGTGTACGGAGAAATGTTTACCCACGACAAAAAACGGGTGACACGACGCCATCGCTTCCGCCGGCGTATGGATCGTTTCGATATTGACTGCGATCTGCGGTACAACCGCGTTGACGGTTTGCAGATCGGTCTCGGCGGTATGTTTGAAGACCCCGATTCGCTCTTGCCAAGCATCTGGACAGACGGCGCCTACGCCTTTGCATCGGAACGATGGCGCTACGATTTCGGTCTGGAGCAGACCGTTCTGCGCAACCCGGCCCTGGCCGTCGGCGGCGAATACTATCGTCACCTGGTGTCCGAAGATGACTGGCTTTTGGACAATGACGAGAACACAGCCTTCGCGCTGGTGGTGGGCGAAGACTACAAGGACTATTATGAGGCAGAGGGGGGGTGGGCGTACACCCGGCTCAAACCGACCGATGACTTGCAGCTACAGGTGGGTTATACCTACGAGGAAACCAAGTGGCTTGACGCCCACCATAATCTCTGGCATCTCTTCGGCTCCAAGAAATTCGGCGACAACTACGAAACCGTCCCAGCCGGTTTTACCGATACTTTAATGACTGAAGTGGATTCTTCCACCAACGCCTACCTGACCGTGGAGGCCGACTTTGATACCGGCGACCCCGAGGAACGTTTCGCCTCTTCCGCCTGGAAGGTCTCATCGGCCCTGGAATACGCCCACCCCGATTTTTCTTCGGACTTCAGTTATCGCCGGTACACTCTGGCCGTGACCCGTTTTCAGAAAGTGCATAGGCGCTCCATGTTGATTATGCGCGGTATGTACGGTGGCAGTGACGGATACTTACCCATTTATAAACGGTACTTCCTGGGTGGATTGGGCACCCTTCGCGGCTATCGACACAAGGAGTACATGGGCACCAGATTCTGGATGGTCAATACTGAATATCGTACTCGCTTCCCGGGTTCCGACATCTCCGCCTCCCTCATCTGGGACCTTGGTAAGATCGGCAACGATACGGCCCTTGACTCAGATGTCGATCTCAAGCATTCGCTGGGCTTCGCCTTGACTCTGGGTGATGACTTTCGTATCAGCATCGCCAAACGCCTGGACCGCTCCGAAGATAACGATCCGAGAATCTACGTTCGCCTGGCACAACCTTTTTAGGAGGTCGGTTCCAAAAACGAGCCGTCATGTCAAAGTCGAATTCCTCGTATAAAACCCTGGCGGTTGCGGTCGTTCTGTCCGCAGCCGCTTTGGTCCATGCAGGCGAGACGCCCGACTTCGGTGTCATGGATGCAGAGCCGAATCTGGCCGCATGGCTGGACCTGGCTCCGCTGATGTCGAATTCACGAGTTGAAAAAATCCGTGACGGAGTCGATTTCATCATCGATTTCAATTTGATCCTCAATCGACCGAAACGGTTTTTCGGCGCCGAAACAGTTGTAAAACGACATGGAATTGTCCAGATCGGATATCGAATTGTGACCGAAGATTTCATTGTCCGGATGGGCGGCGAAGGTTTTCAAAGAACCGGCAAGTTTGCCAACCTGGCCGAGTTACATCGATATCTGACCGACTCAATAGTGGTCGACCTAATCGACTACTCCGAGCTTGACAGCCTCAGGCGATACCGCCTGAAACTGGAGTTGGCATGTATCTCCATGTCCGGACTTAATTTAGAGCCGTCTCCGGATTCGTCGACAGAGGATGAGTCCGCGCTCAAATACCTTTTCAGGCATTTTTTGAAACTCACCGGTTTTGGCCGTGACAGCTTTTCCGGCCAGACCCTGCTTTTCTCACCGGCCGAAGTACGTCAAAAATAAGCTACTGCGGCTCGTATCAGTCAGGCATTGAGTCCGCCGGGGGTTAATTCATTGCCTCCTCTCGCCGATAATATGAATCAGTGTGAACCCCTGACTGAAAGTCCGGCTTGATGGCAACTATGCACGATAAGACGACCAAGGAGCACTCAGTCGGTGATCTAATTGCTGAGGACGAATCGGCAGCAAAGAAAATCACCGGGGACATCTTCGCCGATCTGGAGGCCACTCTGAACGAAGTGGCGGAGACCAATCCCAGAATCAACCTGAAACTTGCCGACGGCAACAAGACCACGACCGACCTGCAGGCGCTGCTAACGGTGTCGCAGGCGGTGAACTCATCGTTGGTTCTGGATGACGTGCTGCAGATTGTCATGCAAAAGGCAATCGAATTGATGCAGGCGGAACGTGGCCTGATAATGCTTTTGGATGACGACAGCGAACTGCAAATCCGCACCGCCCACAATCTGGGTAGGAAAGAAATGATGCAGGAGGAGTTCCGGATATCCAACTCCGTCGTTACCAAAGTGGCCAAGACCGGAAAGTCGATCTATGCCTCCGACGCCCAGAGTGATGCGCGCTATGCAGAACAAGCCTCGGTTGTTGAACTGAACCTGAGATCAATCATGTGCGTACCGATCAAGGAGCAAGGTTGCGTGATCGGCGTAATATATGTCGACAATTCCAATCAGACCCGCATGTTTCTCAAGTCCGACCTCTACTTGTTTGAACTATACGCCCAGGCGGTTGCAGGCGCTCTGCGCAACGCTGCTCATTACGACTCACTGCTTAAGCTCAAAAAGTACAACGAATCGGTCATCAATTTGTCACCGATCGGGATGGTGGTTGTCGACGATGGCTGCAATGTGGCTACCATCAACACGACTGCCCTGGAGATACTCGAAATTAATATCGATGAAGTGACGGCGCTTGGCGATGAAGAACCGCTGACACCCTTTCTGGAACTTTTGCAGCCGGATGAACGATCTCGCTGGCGCAACATGATAGATACCGCCCTGAGCACCAACGAGGATTTTTCGGACCCCCGGTATTTTCATAACACCGGTTATATCGAGAAAGTGTTGTCGATTAAAATCTCGCCTACCTCGGCCTTGCCCAAGGGTGACACCGGCCTGATAATCACTATCGAAGACATTACAGAAAAAGTACTGATGGAAAAGTATGTTATTCTCTCGGAGAAACTTGCCGCCAAGGGGGAGATGGCGGCATCTATCGCTCACGAGTTGAACAACTACCTGGCCATTGCCGCTACCAACGCCGAGTTGATGGGCATGAATCTCGACCGGGATAAGTTTGACAAGGCCCGCTTCAACGCCAAATCTATCGTCGACAATATCTTCAAGATCAAGCGGTTCGTCGACAATCTGATGGCTTTCGCACAACCCGAGCCGGAGTACATCAGCTACGATATCAAGCACCTGATTGAGGATATGCTGTTCTCGCTGCGCGTGCAACCACGTCTTAAACGAATCCACTTCACAATTGACCTGGGGCGCGCTATCCCCAATCTCGAAATGGATGTTGGTCAGATTCAGCAGGTGCTGATGAACCTGCTCAACAACGCCGCCGATGCCATTGAAGAAAGGGCCATCGCCGAGCAAGCAGTCGGAAATGACTTCAAGCGGGAGATCGGGATAATCGCAGGCTACAACGAACGGTCAGGACTTGTCTCGATTGACGTCACCGACAACGGTGTCGGCATGGCCCAGGAGATCCTAAGCAAGTTGTTCACTCCGCACTTCACCACCAAGAAGGGCGGGCACGGCCTTGGACTGTCCAACTGCCGAAAAATCGTCGAGAGCCATCAGGGAAAACTTACAGCCAAATCGACTCTCGGCCACGGCAGCACCTTCACCCTGACTCTGCCGCACAAGTTGACCTAACCAACCTGCACGAGGATGACATGAAACCACCCCCTCTGCCGAAATGCATTCGGTATCTGGGCCACCTTGGTCGCGGGGGAACGGCAGAAGTCGGTCGGGTGCGTGTGGACGGCCTTCCCTTCGACGTTGCGCTGAAATACCCTGCCACCAATGACAACGAGGCAATCGCCGCTTTTCGCCACCTGGCCGATCGTGAACGACTTCTCATCGGCGACCTTGAATTCCCCGGGCTGGTGCGAATCATCGATCACTCTGAGTTGGACGCTCACTACCTGTTGCTTGAGTTGTGCGAAGGTCCCACCCTTGACGGTGTGGGAACAACTCACGATGTCCAAAAGGTGCTGGATATTCTGAGCGCCCTGGCCCTGAATCTGAATTTCTTGAACATCCATCACCGCGTCCACGGTGATCTCAAACCTCAAAACGTCTTCCTGCCCGCATCATGGTCCGAAACAGGGCTGGGCCAACTGTTCTACCTGAAACTTTCCGACTTCTCTCTTGGCCGGCGCCTGGATGAATCTGAAGGTTCTCGGGCCGGACTGGGCACGGTGGGATACATGGCCCCGGAAACATTGACCGACGAAATCTGCGATCACCGTTCCGACCTCTTTGCCCTGGGTGTGATCGCCTGGCAGTTAACAACCGGCCATCACCCCTTCATCGATCCGAACGACGCCGACCCGGTGCGCACAAATAGCCGCGTCTGTGAAGCTCAACCGTTTTCCCCGGGTGAAGTACGCAGCGAAGTGCCCAAGAAAGTAACCGAACTCATGGCGGCTTTGATGGAGAAAGACCCGAGTAACAGACCGGCCTCGGGTGGAGAAGTTTGCGCTAGTCTGAGGGAGGCCGGCGCCGCCTACCCGTATGAAAAGGGGTTGAGACCAAAGCACCTGATGACTGCGGCTGGTTCCTACGCTGAGAAGATCGACCAGTCGCTGCACCTGAACTCAAGTCGGCGCCAACGCCTGGACCGTATCACCAACCACGATCATCAGTGTTTGAGGATGGTCCTGAACGCCAATTTTCTAAAGGGTGCGCTCGTTCTCAAACAGGATCGGTTTGAGTTTACCAGGTCCATATACCGGCCACACCGCTTACGACGGCATTGGCTGAACCACTACGCCTCCGCCGATATGGGAGCGCGTCGCAAAATCATTCAAAGGGCGGTGGTGGGCGACCAAACGATGGCCGAACATTTGGGCTTGTTCAATCCCGAGACCAAGGCTCCCCCGGACGGGCTGGTAGAGATGATCCTTCCCCTTCTGAAACCGTCGACGGTGCGGTTACTAACGGCCCGTTTTGCTCCCTCAGCGGAGAAACTGAAGTTGTACGCTGCGGCCGCTCGGTATTACGTTCAATCCGGCAATCTTGAAGGCGCCGAACGGTGTGCTTTTCAAGCCGCTGTGGCTTTGAATAAGAAGCATCAGAACGAGGCCGCCCTTCGCCTGTTGCAGAGCGTCATCCGGTACGCCCGCCTGACCGACCGGACTTTTGAAGTGAGACAACTGTTGATGAATCGTGGCGACATCCTCAAAGAGATTGGCGACGCTGCCCCGGCCATGGCCGCCTACGATGAGATAATTGCATTGTACGAAGGGCAACCGGCCGACAAACTCCTGGCCGAGACCTACAAAGACATGGGCGACCTGTACAAAATCAAGCAGGAGCCGGCTGCAGGTTTGTCGGCCCTTGAGAAGGCGATGAGGATTTACTCTGAACTCGGCGATGAATTGGAGATTTCGCACACTCTCAACAATATCGGTAACCTGCATTGGGTGGGTGCAGACTATCCGGCGGCTCTGAGATCCTACCGTCGCGCCTTGAGAATTCAGCGACGGCACAAGGCGATGGATAACGTTGCCTCAACACTGAGCAATATTGCATCGATACTGGCCATCCGTGGCAAGTTGGTGCGTGCCACCCGACTTTTCAGTTTGTCGATCGATATTTGCCGCGAAACCACCAACCAACTTGAGGAAGCACGCATCCTCAACAATCTGGGCTACGTTTACCACCTGCGCGGCATGTCCGACGAAGCGGTAGACAGCCTGGAGAGTTCGCTGGAAATAAACCGAAAGATAGGCACCAAAAAGGAGATTCTGTTCAATCTGGAGAATCTGACGGCCATCATGATAGGCGCCGGGCAACTTAGACAATCGGTCAAGTATCTGCAGGAAGGCATGACCCTGGCCACCGAGCTTGATGACACCGCACACCTGGGCGCATTCACCGGCGATATGGGCAGGACGCTCAAGCGCATGGGACGGTTCAGTGAGGCCGAAGCCTTGTATAGTGATGCTGCTTCTCTTTACGAAGAGGTTGAAGATCCCATCGGTCGCGCCCGTCTGGAGATCAGCCGGGCAGACTTGCGAGACAGGATAGGTGATGCCCAAAGCGCCGGCCAGATTGCCCTTGAAACCTTGAAGCAGCGAGCGGCGGTGAACGATAAGCCCCAGGAACTGGAAGCGCTGTTGGTGTTAACCAGGGTCACCGACTCACCAGAGCATCTTGAGCGCGCCCGTGAATTGGTGGCCGAGTTGAAGTTGGAGCGAGAACGGGTTGTGGTCGAGTTTAACGCTCTCAGCAGGGCCTTGCGACGAGGCGTAACCAGGACGGAGATCGATCCGTACACCGAGATTGTGGAAACTCTGGACACTATTAAGAACGATATCGAATTGCCGTGGATGTGCAGCCTGGCCGGCGAACTCATGATAGCCGGCGACCGCCATTCGGATGCACTAATATACCTGGAGCGCTCGCTGAAACTGGCCGAGAGTTTTGGACTGCTGCCCGAACAGATCGACAGCCAGACGCTTATCGGCCGGGTTCACCTGCATGCCGGGAATTATGAATCGGCCTATGGCTGCTTTCGCATGGCCTTTGAGACGGCCCGCACAATATCGGGACAGATCAGCAACCCGGATGATCAGAATTCGTTTCAGAACCTGCCGACGATTAAGTTTCTGGTGGTTGAAATAAAGCGGCTGGCGCAATTACTGGCGCCACAAAAACGGGCAGGTGCTTGAGACACCTGCCCTTAGTCTTACAGACCTCGAAGGTCTTAAGGCTTACTGTCCACCCTGGCTGAACGCCGGAGCGATGCGAGCTTCTAAGACCTCGATTGTGAGTTTGTAATCTTTCATTAACTCACCTCCTTGCAGTCCTATCGGTTTACTCCGGAGCGAGTGCTATCCAAACACCCTTAACATCAACGTACTATACTCCAGAGCCAAACAAATATAACGAAAGCCTGTAATCTGTCAAGGCCAAAATGGGGTCTAATTAGCCATAATTCTACGCAGAACCTGCTCTCGGATCGGCAGTTATGGTAGGAAATAATTCACCGGACGCGGAAAAGATTACCACCAGGACCAAAACTCGACACGCATCTCAGATGCTATTTTGCGGCCGATAAGGCTGATAAGAGACGCCTTTCCACACTCGATCTTGGCAAATCCTGTCATCCCTCTTCGCAGCCTGCCCTCTTTGTTATCTACGATCACGGACACCGGGAAGACGGCTTCGTGATCGGTATACTGCGCGCTGAGCGGCACCAGGGCAACACGCCCGAGGAAAACCTCACCGGCATGCGATCGTACTTTGACTCGGACAGTCTGTTCGCACTCAACCAGATTGACATCGAAATCAGAAACCGGAACCAGCAGTTCGACCTCATGGTCATCAACAATTGACAGGATGAGTTCGTCGCCCATGCCCAGATCGACACGGCCTGACATGGGAGCACGAATGGTCTGGGCCGCCTGCTGGGACCTGAGAAAATCCAATTTGGCTTCCTGTTTGTCGATCTCCGCCTGAAGGACGGCGATCTCCTCAGGTTTCGGCCCGGAAAGCAACAATTGAAGCGATGCCTCCTTGGTTTTTAGCTCGGCCGCCGCAATGCTGACCGCGGATTCGGCGTCCTCCAGTTCGCGCTTCGGTTTCATCTCTCTGGAAGCCAGTTCGGAGGCGAGTTCCAACTCGCGGCTTCGCTGTTGATGATTGATACGGGCGGCGGTCACTTGCGCCTGGGCTTCGGCGACCGCATCCTTCTTGGGTGGCGCCCTCAGCAGGTCCATCTGGGTAAACACTTCGTCAAGCACCGAAGTCTCGGCAATGATTTCCTTGGCCACCTGGTTGGATACGAGCACGGCCACCGAGTCTCCCTCGACTACATACTGACCTTCTTTCACCAACCTGAGCAGGTTAAGCGAGGCCATGTCGGTTGAGGCTGTCTGCAGAAAACTTGTTTTACGGTCGGCATCTTTACCGCCACGCCGGTAGACCGTTTCCAGCAGGCCCAACTCATTCAGGCGCAGTCGACATTCGGCGATTGGACGAACCAGAACCTCACCGGTGACCCGCCGAGGAAACGGAACGGCCAGCATGAGTACAACCACGGCGGCGGCGATGACAATATTCCCGACAAGTCGCCATGGTTTTCGGTAAAGGGTCTTCATAAATCTCAGGTGCTTCAGGATTCCTCTTGCAAATCCCATAAATGTTTGTCTCAAGGTAACAAACAGAAATGTAGCCAACAACAACAAACCGAAGCCGCCGGCCACACCGATCAGAAACGAAGCAATCACCGACAACACCCAGACCAGCAAAACACCGGTGTACATGACGGCAAACACCGAGTACCAGAGGAAAACTCGTTTTTCCCGTCGACTTACATCGATCGATTCGACAGGCCAGCCGAGCAGCAATCGTTTCAGCCAGTTACCCAGGTAGGCAAACGATTTCCGGCGCAAGTTGGGAATGTCCAGCCAGTCCGACAATAAATAGTATCCATCCAGCTTGATAAGCGGGTTCAGGTTGACCAGAAGTGTGACCCAGCTGATGATGACGATAATCCGGAATAGATCGTTGGGTACGCCGCCGACCACGGTGATTCGCCAGGCTATAGCCGCGACAGCCATAAGTATTAATTGAAAGTAAGGACCGGCGGCGGTGACGGCCAGGCGGTGGCGCTTTTTCTCAAACAGCCAGGCATCCGACAGGTCGCAGTAGAAGGCCGGTTGAAAATAAAGCAGCAAGAACCCCATCTCGCGCACCTCTCCCCCGTGGTAGTGACAAATCACGGCGTGGGCGAATTCGTGGACGACAAAGAACACAAATATGGCGGCGATCACGACAAGTATGGAACCCAAATTGAAAATGCTGTACAGACTGACCGTGAACTCAGATGCATTGGTCATGAGGACCCAGAGTCCCAACAAGATTGCCGCGGCCTGCACGGTAAACCCGAAACGGTTGTGGAAGGGGCGATAGATTGAAGTGAGCCGTTTCAGAAAACCGCCCGGAGAGAACGCTTTCAGTTTGACAAACAACAACCTGGAAAACAAAGAACCCTGCTTGTCTATCAAGTAACTCTTACGCGACACCGCCTGCTCGGCGCGGGCATTGTCGAGAAAGAAGAGTTTTTCCAGAGCCTCAACAAACTGCCCGACGTTCTCGGCGCTGATATTCAGGTCGAATTTCGCCTGGAAGCGCTCGGCGATCAGATCGTATGACGTCGTGCCGTCGAGCTGTTGCACCAGCCAGTATTCCGGTTCGCGCAATCTGAAGTAACTTCCCCTTATAGGGTCCTTCATGTTGTAGACCGTCTCGCCATCCACGGTGGCCGGCGCCACGACCAGATCGCTGCGCAACTTGGCATAAGTAGACATGATACCAATCTATGTGCTGTGAACTTGCGGAACAAGTTTGAAGCAGCGTGGTGGGCTTTTACCAGAGAATCGTAGCTTGATGCTGAAGCAGCTGGCAGGCGGGGTCTTTCCCGGTACCCCGGCGTGACTGCTCACGCCGACGACAAAGCAACTTTTCAGGGCATAATTCGTCTCATACAGTATGGACAGACAGGACCAATACCATCCTCGGCTATGACCCAGCAGTAACGGAGACAGAGAACATGTTCGCACACTATTTTCGAGCCGCAGCCCGCAGCCTGGCCAGGAAAAAGTTCTACACATTCGTCAATGTATTCTCCCTGGCCTTTGGCTCGGCCCTTTGTTTGGCCGTCATGGGGCACTTCAGCCATGAACTGGCTTTTGATCGCTTTCACTCAAATCTCGAACGCATACATCGCCTGGAATGCGATTATGAGTCCGGTGAAGAGTCGTTTTCATCGGCTCAGGTTATGGCGCCGTTAGGACGAGCCATGGTCCAGGAGATACCGGAGGTGGAGAATGCCGCCGTTTTTCGGATGATGCGTCTAACCAGTGTCAAGGTTGGCGATGAGCGCGCTCGGATTGTCGATGAAAACAGAGGTGCTGCCTATATACATCACCCCGAGGTGTTGTTCACCGATGGCAGTTTCTTTGATGTCTTTACTCTGCCCATCTATCGCGGCGACACTCGTTCGGCCCTGGTTCAACCCAATTCGGTGCTTATCACGCGTCGAGCCGTGGACGAGTACTTTGCCAACGAGGACCCAATCGGACAGAGCGTACAGTTCAATGATGAGTTTGAATGTACGGTAACCGGCGTCCTTGAAGACATTCCGCA harbors:
- a CDS encoding sigma-54 dependent transcriptional regulator gives rise to the protein MRPRILIIDDEPNITSSFASLLADEGYSADCAADAENGLKLCDGTAFDLILLDLNLPRQSGIDFLKQIKRTARPPLVLVISGQTEIPVALDAMKLGAVDYLEKPVSAERLVSSVRAALMLAKAEQQRAIMADEVDAHSRIIGQSNALDSLLGTIDQAAPTDVTVLIEGENGTGKELVATRIHLESKRRDRPFIKVNCPGVPETLFESELFGHRKGAFTGAVRDFPGKFALADSGTIFLDEVGDLPLSCQAKLLRVLETGEVETLGDPERRRVDVRVIAATNRNLSKLIAETKFREDLYYRLSVFPVKVPPLRQRIDDVPLLVGEFLRRFDPSGGTTLSSEALAYLTTLDYPGNVRQLKNIIERLTIVCSGSTVVLDDLILQLSAAGQASVSPSGNGLNVRLRIFEKHLIQSTLAACGGNISEAARLLEVDRANLSRKIKEFGLKDS
- a CDS encoding BamA/TamA family outer membrane protein; protein product: MTKRIIVHITIAALAAAFCSAAAVAGDDDYQDYRDANGFAELFRIVYHEDDISIHFTQGNKEYMSRYARDDISIRNGVVEVSGETVFDRNGLIIDGVRRDYESIIDVTILDDGDFFSITFLTSESESRRVDRLRKGNRISFDQNMVVEEDEFVRGLALTVIGNAEIYGEVNKDVVSLFGDVYIGPAAVARGDVTSLTGHVDVAREATVYGEMFTHDKKRVTRRHRFRRRMDRFDIDCDLRYNRVDGLQIGLGGMFEDPDSLLPSIWTDGAYAFASERWRYDFGLEQTVLRNPALAVGGEYYRHLVSEDDWLLDNDENTAFALVVGEDYKDYYEAEGGWAYTRLKPTDDLQLQVGYTYEETKWLDAHHNLWHLFGSKKFGDNYETVPAGFTDTLMTEVDSSTNAYLTVEADFDTGDPEERFASSAWKVSSALEYAHPDFSSDFSYRRYTLAVTRFQKVHRRSMLIMRGMYGGSDGYLPIYKRYFLGGLGTLRGYRHKEYMGTRFWMVNTEYRTRFPGSDISASLIWDLGKIGNDTALDSDVDLKHSLGFALTLGDDFRISIAKRLDRSEDNDPRIYVRLAQPF
- a CDS encoding ATP-binding protein, which produces MHDKTTKEHSVGDLIAEDESAAKKITGDIFADLEATLNEVAETNPRINLKLADGNKTTTDLQALLTVSQAVNSSLVLDDVLQIVMQKAIELMQAERGLIMLLDDDSELQIRTAHNLGRKEMMQEEFRISNSVVTKVAKTGKSIYASDAQSDARYAEQASVVELNLRSIMCVPIKEQGCVIGVIYVDNSNQTRMFLKSDLYLFELYAQAVAGALRNAAHYDSLLKLKKYNESVINLSPIGMVVVDDGCNVATINTTALEILEINIDEVTALGDEEPLTPFLELLQPDERSRWRNMIDTALSTNEDFSDPRYFHNTGYIEKVLSIKISPTSALPKGDTGLIITIEDITEKVLMEKYVILSEKLAAKGEMAASIAHELNNYLAIAATNAELMGMNLDRDKFDKARFNAKSIVDNIFKIKRFVDNLMAFAQPEPEYISYDIKHLIEDMLFSLRVQPRLKRIHFTIDLGRAIPNLEMDVGQIQQVLMNLLNNAADAIEERAIAEQAVGNDFKREIGIIAGYNERSGLVSIDVTDNGVGMAQEILSKLFTPHFTTKKGGHGLGLSNCRKIVESHQGKLTAKSTLGHGSTFTLTLPHKLT
- a CDS encoding tetratricopeptide repeat protein translates to MKPPPLPKCIRYLGHLGRGGTAEVGRVRVDGLPFDVALKYPATNDNEAIAAFRHLADRERLLIGDLEFPGLVRIIDHSELDAHYLLLELCEGPTLDGVGTTHDVQKVLDILSALALNLNFLNIHHRVHGDLKPQNVFLPASWSETGLGQLFYLKLSDFSLGRRLDESEGSRAGLGTVGYMAPETLTDEICDHRSDLFALGVIAWQLTTGHHPFIDPNDADPVRTNSRVCEAQPFSPGEVRSEVPKKVTELMAALMEKDPSNRPASGGEVCASLREAGAAYPYEKGLRPKHLMTAAGSYAEKIDQSLHLNSSRRQRLDRITNHDHQCLRMVLNANFLKGALVLKQDRFEFTRSIYRPHRLRRHWLNHYASADMGARRKIIQRAVVGDQTMAEHLGLFNPETKAPPDGLVEMILPLLKPSTVRLLTARFAPSAEKLKLYAAAARYYVQSGNLEGAERCAFQAAVALNKKHQNEAALRLLQSVIRYARLTDRTFEVRQLLMNRGDILKEIGDAAPAMAAYDEIIALYEGQPADKLLAETYKDMGDLYKIKQEPAAGLSALEKAMRIYSELGDELEISHTLNNIGNLHWVGADYPAALRSYRRALRIQRRHKAMDNVASTLSNIASILAIRGKLVRATRLFSLSIDICRETTNQLEEARILNNLGYVYHLRGMSDEAVDSLESSLEINRKIGTKKEILFNLENLTAIMIGAGQLRQSVKYLQEGMTLATELDDTAHLGAFTGDMGRTLKRMGRFSEAEALYSDAASLYEEVEDPIGRARLEISRADLRDRIGDAQSAGQIALETLKQRAAVNDKPQELEALLVLTRVTDSPEHLERARELVAELKLERERVVVEFNALSRALRRGVTRTEIDPYTEIVETLDTIKNDIELPWMCSLAGELMIAGDRHSDALIYLERSLKLAESFGLLPEQIDSQTLIGRVHLHAGNYESAYGCFRMAFETARTISGQISNPDDQNSFQNLPTIKFLVVEIKRLAQLLAPQKRAGA